One Paenibacillus sp. FSL H7-0737 DNA segment encodes these proteins:
- a CDS encoding beta-class carbonic anhydrase produces the protein MSHVSDIINFNKSFVENKEYEAYLTSRYPDKKMLIITCMDTRLVELLPKAMNFKNGDVKIIKNAGAVISQPFGSVMRSVMVALYELDAEEVIVVGHYECGMASLNADHMINSIKERGVSEEVLNTLENSGIKLTKWLRGFDNIQEGVSQTVNLINKHPLLPPNVPVHGMIIDPATGALELVVDGYK, from the coding sequence ATGAGCCATGTATCCGATATTATTAACTTTAATAAGAGTTTTGTAGAGAATAAAGAGTATGAAGCGTATTTAACAAGCCGCTATCCAGATAAAAAAATGTTGATTATCACTTGTATGGATACCCGTCTGGTTGAACTATTACCAAAAGCGATGAATTTTAAGAACGGTGATGTCAAAATCATCAAAAATGCCGGAGCGGTTATTTCTCAGCCCTTTGGTAGTGTTATGCGTAGTGTCATGGTTGCGTTATATGAACTTGACGCGGAGGAAGTTATCGTTGTTGGGCACTATGAATGCGGTATGGCTTCCCTCAATGCAGATCATATGATCAATTCCATAAAAGAACGCGGAGTATCCGAAGAGGTGCTAAACACGCTGGAGAATTCCGGGATCAAGCTTACCAAGTGGTTACGCGGGTTTGACAATATCCAAGAAGGGGTATCCCAAACTGTGAATCTGATCAATAAGCATCCATTACTACCCCCAAATGTACCAGTGCATGGCATGATCATCGATCCGGCTACCGGAGCGCTTGAGCTTGTCGTTGATGGGTATAAATGA
- a CDS encoding membrane protein, whose product MKRVMMIVMAFTLFFAVATPNFVDAKRGGGGFKSGTRSYSTTPKKSTTDNVRKSDSTKSSTAGSTANTKRGFFSGGGLMKGMMIGGLAGLLFGGMFAGMGAFGNILGFVINMLAIYVLVMLVMSFFRRRKERRRLEDQGGRY is encoded by the coding sequence ATGAAACGCGTAATGATGATTGTAATGGCCTTTACTCTATTTTTCGCCGTAGCTACCCCGAACTTTGTGGATGCGAAGCGAGGTGGTGGCGGTTTTAAATCCGGCACTCGCAGCTATTCAACAACTCCAAAAAAATCAACAACCGATAACGTAAGAAAAAGCGATAGCACTAAAAGCTCCACAGCAGGATCTACTGCGAATACGAAACGGGGATTCTTCAGCGGTGGTGGCTTAATGAAAGGTATGATGATCGGTGGTTTGGCTGGGTTACTGTTCGGCGGAATGTTCGCCGGTATGGGTGCCTTCGGTAACATTCTAGGATTCGTCATTAATATGCTTGCTATCTATGTGCTCGTAATGCTCGTGATGTCCTTCTTCCGTCGCAGAAAAGAACGTCGTCGCTTAGAAGATCAAGGTGGGCGTTACTAA
- a CDS encoding S66 family peptidase → MIKYPILNKNATIGVTAPSSGVGAQNAELIKLTSSRLESKGFNMICGDTVWTQEKAKSAPAKVRAQEFNEMMGSEHIDILIPPWGGELLIEVLEFIDFDTMKDKWILGYSDISVLLLAVTLRTGIATAHGTNLVDLRGEYSDDTTAMWEAVLETKAGGSIVQHSSLKYQGEWQHDAPTPYVFHLTEDTRWKTVSSGPVTMKGRLLGGCIDVIRHLIGTPFGNLQHFQEQMINNEPILWYLENCELNTVDVRRSLVQMKLAGWFENCSGIMFGRSPANRPVENYTAEDIYAELSEELQVPIVYDIDCGHIPPQITLINGAYAEVDVTDGVGTVKQFFYE, encoded by the coding sequence ATGATTAAATATCCGATTTTGAACAAGAATGCGACAATAGGGGTAACAGCACCTTCATCTGGAGTAGGCGCTCAAAATGCAGAGTTAATTAAGCTTACTTCAAGCCGTTTAGAGTCTAAAGGATTTAATATGATTTGTGGGGATACGGTATGGACGCAAGAGAAAGCCAAATCCGCACCGGCCAAAGTTCGTGCTCAGGAGTTTAACGAGATGATGGGCAGTGAGCATATTGATATCCTTATTCCGCCTTGGGGCGGAGAGTTATTAATTGAGGTTCTTGAATTTATTGATTTTGATACCATGAAGGACAAATGGATCTTAGGTTATTCAGATATTAGCGTGCTGTTGCTTGCAGTTACTTTAAGAACAGGGATTGCCACGGCCCACGGAACTAACCTTGTTGATTTAAGAGGAGAGTATTCAGATGATACCACAGCCATGTGGGAAGCGGTTCTAGAGACGAAAGCAGGGGGTTCTATTGTCCAGCATTCATCGCTTAAATATCAGGGGGAATGGCAACATGATGCTCCTACGCCTTATGTATTTCACTTGACAGAAGATACCCGTTGGAAGACAGTATCCTCTGGTCCTGTAACTATGAAAGGGCGTCTGCTAGGGGGCTGTATAGATGTAATTAGGCATCTGATTGGCACACCATTTGGCAATCTGCAGCATTTCCAAGAACAAATGATTAACAATGAACCGATCCTATGGTATTTGGAAAACTGCGAACTGAATACGGTTGATGTACGTAGGTCATTAGTTCAGATGAAGCTCGCAGGTTGGTTTGAGAATTGTTCTGGCATTATGTTTGGCAGAAGTCCTGCTAATCGACCAGTAGAGAATTACACGGCCGAAGACATCTACGCAGAGCTTTCTGAGGAGCTCCAGGTACCTATTGTGTATGATATCGATTGTGGTCATATTCCACCGCAAATTACGCTGATTAACGGTGCGTACGCTGAAGTTGATGTGACGGACGGAGTAGGAACGGTAAAGCAATTTTTCTATGAATAG
- a CDS encoding YxcD family protein: MVLSMDEIINALCLHMAERKAVRPEDVQVELSWEEDTGYSAEVWVQGRSQYLVESNMIEAILRYMLSEYGIRAYREDVRLDLDEEITAIVNTGN, encoded by the coding sequence ATGGTTCTAAGCATGGATGAGATCATCAATGCCCTCTGCCTACACATGGCTGAACGTAAAGCGGTTCGCCCTGAAGATGTTCAAGTAGAACTGAGCTGGGAAGAAGACACCGGATACTCTGCTGAGGTTTGGGTACAGGGACGTAGTCAATATTTAGTTGAGTCCAACATGATCGAGGCGATTCTACGTTACATGCTTAGCGAATATGGCATTCGTGCATACCGCGAAGATGTAAGGCTAGACCTGGACGAGGAAATCACTGCAATTGTAAATACAGGAAACTAA
- a CDS encoding iron-sulfur cluster biosynthesis family protein encodes MMIQVTPLAERKLKERLEDRPGFFKLFYDTEGCGCDGINVLLIVSEVEDGDSRMESDSLPFIVSRQQEIFYEDKMRLDAEERFSSFKLDSDSQIYGKNILVRDMRNVSTIQ; translated from the coding sequence ATGATGATTCAAGTTACACCTCTCGCAGAAAGGAAGTTGAAGGAAAGGCTTGAAGATCGGCCAGGATTTTTCAAGCTCTTTTATGATACGGAAGGCTGCGGGTGTGACGGAATTAATGTATTACTGATTGTTTCAGAAGTGGAGGACGGCGATTCCAGGATGGAAAGTGATTCCCTTCCCTTTATCGTAAGCCGTCAGCAGGAAATCTTTTATGAGGACAAGATGCGTCTGGATGCCGAGGAAAGATTCTCTTCCTTTAAGCTAGACAGTGATTCACAGATTTACGGAAAAAATATCCTGGTAAGAGATATGCGTAATGTAAGTACAATTCAGTGA
- a CDS encoding carboxypeptidase M32 has protein sequence MEQQVKEQWEKFSELLSKISGYSEAIELLHWDLRTGAPRKGVEVRSGTIGMLSGELFRLGISEEMGDFTTFFTRPEVISQLSHDQKKIVTDCRKEYERSKSIPSKRFEEYAVLSAHSQTIWEEAKENDDFATFEPYLSKIVALKQEFIDYWGVKGTRYDTLLDMYEPDLTVEKVDGVFSRLRSRLVPLVEAIAASPNKPDTSFLQQIFPKEQQEKFGNFILEQMGYDFDAGRLDESVHPFATGLNPGDVRITTAYLLDNVTSAIFSSLHEGGHALYEQNISKDFVGTPLAQGASMGIHESQSRLWENMIGRSRAFWQRYYGDLQQQFPEQLANVELEDFYRAINSVENSFIRIEADELTYNLHIIVRYEIEKLIFNEGLSVKDLPQVWNAKYQEYLGITPPSNALGVLQDVHWSGGDFGYFASYSLGNMYAAQILNTLRKELPEFDELIAAGNLLPIKEWLTDKIYRFGNSLTPSQIIEQVTGEPLSPDYLADYLEAKYTEIYKL, from the coding sequence ATGGAACAGCAAGTGAAGGAACAGTGGGAGAAATTTAGCGAGTTATTATCAAAAATAAGTGGATATTCAGAGGCCATAGAATTACTTCACTGGGATTTACGCACCGGTGCGCCACGTAAGGGAGTAGAGGTTCGTTCGGGTACGATTGGGATGCTGAGTGGAGAACTGTTCAGACTCGGAATTTCGGAGGAAATGGGAGATTTTACAACATTTTTTACCCGTCCTGAAGTGATTTCCCAGCTATCACATGATCAGAAGAAGATCGTTACCGATTGCCGTAAAGAATATGAGCGCAGCAAGAGCATCCCTTCCAAAAGATTTGAGGAGTACGCTGTCCTGTCCGCACATTCCCAAACCATCTGGGAAGAAGCCAAGGAGAATGATGATTTCGCTACTTTTGAACCTTACTTAAGCAAGATAGTTGCTCTAAAGCAAGAATTTATCGATTATTGGGGTGTAAAAGGAACGCGGTACGATACGCTTCTTGATATGTATGAGCCTGATCTTACGGTAGAAAAAGTGGATGGAGTATTCAGCCGCCTGCGCAGCCGTTTGGTGCCATTGGTAGAAGCTATCGCTGCTTCGCCCAATAAACCAGACACAAGCTTCTTACAGCAGATCTTCCCTAAAGAACAGCAGGAAAAGTTCGGCAACTTTATTTTAGAGCAAATGGGCTACGATTTTGACGCAGGTCGTTTAGATGAGAGTGTGCATCCTTTTGCAACAGGATTGAATCCAGGCGACGTTCGTATTACAACCGCTTATCTGCTTGATAATGTGACTAGTGCCATATTCAGCTCACTACATGAAGGTGGACATGCGCTTTATGAGCAAAATATCAGCAAGGATTTTGTTGGAACACCACTGGCACAAGGTGCATCGATGGGGATTCATGAATCTCAGTCGAGACTATGGGAGAACATGATCGGACGCAGCCGGGCTTTCTGGCAACGTTATTACGGGGATCTTCAACAACAATTCCCGGAACAGCTTGCAAATGTGGAGTTGGAAGATTTCTACCGGGCGATCAACAGCGTGGAGAACTCATTTATCCGCATCGAAGCAGATGAGCTTACATACAATCTGCACATTATCGTGCGTTATGAGATCGAGAAGCTTATTTTTAATGAAGGCCTTTCTGTAAAAGACTTGCCTCAAGTATGGAATGCTAAGTATCAAGAGTATCTGGGTATTACTCCGCCTTCTAACGCACTTGGTGTGCTGCAAGATGTCCATTGGTCTGGCGGGGATTTCGGATACTTTGCTTCCTACTCCTTAGGTAATATGTACGCTGCACAGATTCTGAATACACTTCGCAAAGAGTTACCGGAGTTTGATGAGTTAATTGCTGCAGGGAACCTACTACCTATTAAAGAGTGGCTAACCGATAAGATCTATCGTTTCGGCAATAGCTTAACGCCTTCACAAATTATTGAGCAAGTAACGGGGGAACCACTGAGTCCAGATTATTTAGCTGATTATTTAGAAGCGAAGTATACGGAGATTTACAAACTGTAA